A single region of the Lepus europaeus isolate LE1 chromosome 1, mLepTim1.pri, whole genome shotgun sequence genome encodes:
- the SCG2 gene encoding secretogranin-2 — translation MADVKTHRLGATVSLIFLIFLTCGAEAASFQRNQLLQKEPELRLENVQRFPSPEMIRALEYIEKLRQQAHKEESSPDYNPYQGVPALLQPKENGDESHLPESSRDSLSEDEWMRIILEALRQAENEPQSAPKENKLYALNSEKSFPVDTPDDYETQQWPERKLKHMRFPPMYEENSRDNPFKRTNEIVEEQYTPQSLATLESVFQELGKLTGPNTQKRERVDEDQKLYTDDEDDIYKANNIAYEDVVGGEDWSPVEDKSESQAQEEVRDSRENIEKNEQINDEMKRSVKLGLQDEDLQKEGKDQLSDDVSKVIAYLKRLVTAAGSGRSQNGQNGERATRLFEKPLDSQSIYQLIEISRNLQIPPEDLIDMLKTGEKPNGLVEPEQELELPIDLDDISEADLDHPDVFQTKMLSKSGYPKTPGRAVTETLPDGLSVEDILNLLGVESPANQKPPYFPNQYNREKVLSSLPYGPGRSRVNPIPKAAWGPDAENRQAAYENLNDKDQDLGEYLARMLIKYPEIMNSNQMKRIPNQGSSEDDIQEEDQIEQAIKEHLNQGSSQETDKVAPVSKRFPAGPPQNDDTPPRQYLDEDLLMKVLEYLNQEKAEKGKEHITKRAMENM, via the coding sequence ATGGCTGACGTTAAGACCCACCGACTTGGAGCAACTGTATCTCttatatttctcattttcctcaCCTGTGGAGCTGAAGCAGCTTCTTTTCAGCGAAACCAACTGCTTCAGAAAGAACCAGAACTCCGATTGGAAAATGTCCAAAGGTTTCCCAGTCCGGAAATGATCAGGGCTTTGGAGTACATAGAAAAACTCCGGCAACAAGCTCACAAAGAAGAAAGCAGCCCAGACTATAATCCCTATCAAGGTGTACCTGCTCTCCTTCAGCCCAAAGAAAATGGTGATGAAAGTCACTTACCAGAAAGTTCTAGGGATTCACTGAGTGAAGATGAGTGGATGAGGATAATACTGGAAGCTTTGAGACAGGCTGAAAATGAACCTCAGTCTGCACCAAAAGAAAACAAGCTTTATGCTTTGAATTCAGAAAAGAGCTTTCCAGTGGACACGCCTGATGATTATGAGACACAACAATGGCCAGAGAGGAAACTTAAGCACATGCGATTCCCTCCTATGTATGAAGAGAATTCCAGGGACAACCCATTCAAACGCACAAATGAAATAGTAGAGGAACAGTATACACCTCAAAGTCTTGCTACATTGGAATCTGTCTTCCAAGAGCTGGGGAAACTGACAGGACCCAACACCCAGAAGCGTGAAAGGGTTGACGAGGATCAGAAACTTTACacagatgatgaagatgatatCTACAAGGCCAATAACATCGCCTATGAAGATGTGGTTGGGGGAGAAGACTGGAGCCCAGTAGAGGACAAATCAGAGAGTCAAGCCCAGGAAGAGGTGAGAGATAGCAGAGAgaacatagaaaaaaatgaacaaatcaatGATGAAATGAAACGTTCAGTGAAGCTGGGGTTGCAGGATGAAGATCTCCAGAAAGAGGGGAAAGATCAGCTCTCAGATGATGTCTCCAAAGTAATTGCCTATCTGAAAAGGTTAGTGACTGCTGCAGGAAGTGGGAGGTCACAGAATGGGCAGAATGGGGAAAGAGCGACCAGGCTTTTTGAGAAACCACTTGATTCTCAGTCCATTTATCAGCTGATTGAAATCTCAAGAAATTTGCAGATACCCCCTGAAGATTTAATTGACATGCTCAAAACTGGGGAAAAGCCAAATGGGTTGGTGGAACCagagcaggagctggaactgCCCATTGACCTGGATGACATCTCGGAGGCTGACTTAGACCACCCAGATGTGTTCCAAACTAAGATGCTCTCCAAGAGTGGCTACCCCAAAACTCCTGGTCGTGCTGTGACAGAGACCCTACCAGATGGACTCAGTGTTGAGGACATTTTAAATCTTTTGGGTGTGGAGAGTCCAGCAAATCAGAAACCTCCATATTTTCCCAATCAATATAATCGAGAGAAGGTCCTGTCAAGCCTTCCCTATGGTCCTGGAAGGTCTAGAGTGAACCCGATTCCCAAAGCTGCCTGGGGGCCAGATGCTGAAAACAGACAAGCAGCTTATGAGAACTTGAATGACAAGGATCAAGATTTAGGAGAGTACTTGGCCAGGATGCTAATTAAATACCCTGAGATCATGAATTCAAACCAGATGAAGCGAATTCCCAATCAAGGCTCATCTGAAGATGACATCCAGGAAGAGGATCAAATTGAGCAGGCCATAAAAGAGCATTTGAATCAAGGCAGCTCTCAGGAGACTGATAAAGTGGCTCCAGTTAGCAAAAGGTTCCCTGCAGGGCCCCCACAGAATGATGACACCCCACCTAGGCAGTACTTGGATGAAGATCTGTTAATGAAAGTGCTGGAATACCTCAACCAAGAGAAGGCAGAAAAGGGAAAAGAGCACATCACTAAGAGAGCAATGGAAAATATGTAA